The following proteins are encoded in a genomic region of Vidua macroura isolate BioBank_ID:100142 chromosome 10, ASM2450914v1, whole genome shotgun sequence:
- the C10H2orf72 gene encoding uncharacterized protein C2orf72 homolog → MRMRARQGARRGMAAADLQELRALVERAGGRRAVLLVAEVVEGAPAAPALAAFACDLLGDEAPRAPCPGPVPGCRARRAPDGGRRALGARLLLVLCGGGAARDRGARIRLREVVRDVRGRLPAGPPPAVVGVLLPGGDGEDAAVLDAALRRHFPSPGTVQAARYSPGSPGDCRAAACRALRAALQHPAEDMKDRERWRLPSFLQCISWNQRSWRKDYKAKAENNVHEDDLQDPEEEVALVSLSPKGNCEEAAGGTGT, encoded by the exons ATGCGGATGCGGGCCAGACAGGGAGCACGGCGGGGGATGGCGGCGGCGGACCTGCAGGAGCTGCGGGCGCTCGTggagcgggcgggcgggcggcgggcagTACTGCTAGTGGCCGAGGTGGTGGagggggccccggcggcgcccgcGCTGGCCGCCTTCGCCTGCGACCTCTTGGGCGACGAGGCGCCGCGCGCACCGTGCCCGGGGCCGGTGCCGGGGTgccgggcgcggcgggcgccggacggcgggcggcgggcgctggGAGCgcggctgctgctggtgctgtgcggcggcggggcggcgcgggaCCGCGGAGCGCGCATCCGCCTGCGGGAGGTGGTGCGGGACGTGCGCGGCCGCTtgcccgcggggccgccgcccgccgTCGTGGGCGTCCTGCTGCCCGGCGGGGACGGAGAGGACGCGGCGGTGCTGGACGCGGCGCTGCGGCGGCACTTCCCGTCGCCCGGAACGGTGCAGGCGGCCCGGTACAGCCCGGGCAGCCCCGGAGACTGCCGTGCCGCCGCCTGCCGCGCCCTGCGGGCCGCTCTGCAGCACCCCGCAG AAGACATGAAAGACAGGGAGAGGTGGAGGCTGCCATCATTCCTGCAGTGCATTTCTTGGAaccagaggagctggagaaaaGATTACAAAGCAAAAGCTGAAAACAACGTTCATGAAG atgACCTGCAGGACCCTGAGGAAGAAGTGGCTCTGGTCAGCCTTTCCCCCAAGGGAAACTGTGAAGAAGCTGCTGGAGGCACAGGCACCTAG